The Plasmodium yoelii strain 17X genome assembly, chromosome: 8 genome includes a region encoding these proteins:
- a CDS encoding ATP-dependent RNA helicase protein, which yields MENTVECIEQKSSEENDETKQNQEITHKRKKEESQTDEKENIDMNSNIKRHKIIDSDNNEECKNSGPNNNVNNFKENEELNMGSTTDFVNKEISNDKNNTSEKDVDENNLINKLTNKRYSDRYLELLESKKKLPAWAAKKNFLKLFKKNNVIIIVGDTGSGKTTQISQFVLESKFSEKKSIAVTQPRRVAAMSVAARVAEELDVELGTYVGYTIRFEDKSCHKTIIKYLTDGMLLRESMFDPLLKRYNVIILDEAHERTLSTDILFGVIKNIQEKRDDLKLVVMSATLDAEKFQNFFNNSKILNIPGRLYPVEIFYTMQPEKCYIKVVIKTVYNIHTSEEEGDILVFLTGEDEIEMTKKEIEKLVSKKPGIPQLVCLPLYSSLPPAQQQKIFEPAPPPRYKGDKKGRKCILATNIAETSITIDGIVYVIDPGFSKQKVYNPRARIESLLIAPISKASAQQRAGRAGRTKPGKCFRLYTEKCFNETLPEQTYPEILRSNLGSVVLNLKKLGIDDLVHFDFMDPPAPETLMRALEQLNYLEALDDEGELTKKGHIMSEFPVDPQLAKVLLESSNYSCSSEILSIAAMLSVPQCFLRPKIKGKEADEMKARFSHLDGDHLTLLNVFHAFIKHSLVDQNESRKFCYDHFLNHRTMTSAQNVRLQLLKTMERLGLKITSINPSNPNYYINIRKALLSGFYQQVAYKTNKGYYITVKDIQIVTLHPSTVFQINPEWVLYHELILTSKNFIRTVTKIDGSWLLEVAKNYYALEDLPNSEAKNELKLMAKSIR from the coding sequence atggaaaataccGTAGAATGTATAGAGCAAAAAAGTTcagaagaaaatgatgaaacaAAACAGAATCAAGAAATAACtcataaaagaaaaaaagaagaatCTCAAACTGATGAGAAAGAAAATATTGATATGAACAGTAATATAAAAAGGCATAAAATAATTGATTCagataataatgaagaatgtaaaaatagtggacctaataataatgttaacAATTTTAAAGAAAACGAAGAACTTAATATGGGTTCTACAACAGATTTtgtaaataaagaaattagtaatgataaaaataatacatctGAAAAAGATGTAGATGAAAATaatcttataaataaattaacaaataaaagatataGTGATAGATATTTAGAATTACttgaatcaaaaaaaaaattgccTGCATGGGCAGCTAAAAAaaactttttaaaattatttaaaaaaaataatgtaataataattgttGGGGATACAGGAAGTGGTAAAACAACACAAATATCTCAGTTTGTTTTAGAATCCAAATTTTCAGAAAAAAAATCTATAGCTGTTACTCAGCCAAGAAGAGTTGCAGCAATGAGTGTCGCTGCACGTGTAGCAGAAGAATTAGATGTAGAATTAGGAACCTATGTAGGATATACTATAAGATTTGAAGACAAATCTTGTCATAaaacaattataaaatatttaacagATGGAATGCTTTTAAGAGAATCTATGTTTGATCCTTTATTAAAAAGATATAATGTAATAATTTTAGATGAAGCACATGAAAGAACATTATCTACAGATATATTATTCGGAGTAATCAAAAATATTCAAGAAAAAAGAGATGATTTGAAATTAGTTGTTATGTCTGCTACTTTAGATGCAGAaaaatttcaaaatttttttaacaattcaAAGATATTAAATATTCCAGGTCGATTATATCCTgttgaaatattttatacaatgCAACCcgaaaaatgttatataaaaGTTGTGATTAAAactgtatataatatacatactAGTGAAGAAGAAGGTgatatattagtatttttaACAGGGGAGGATGAAATTGAAATgacaaaaaaagaaatagaaaaattagTATCTAAAAAACCTGGTATACCTCAATTAGTATGTTTACCATTATATTCGTCATTGCCACCAGCACAACAACAAAAAATTTTTGAACCCGCCCCACCTCCAAGATATAAAGGAGATAAAAAAGGAAGAAAATGTATATTAGCAACTAATATTGCTGAAACATCTATAACTATTGATGGAATTGTTTATGTAATTGATCCTGGTTTTTCAAAACAAAAAGTTTATAATCCAAGAGCAAGAATAGAATCATTACTTATAGCTCCGATTTCTAAAGCATCAGCTCAACAAAGAGCTGGAAGAGCTGGTAGGACAAAACCAGGAAAATGTTTTCGTTTATATACagaaaaatgttttaatgaAACATTACCTGAACAAACATATCCAGAAATTTTAAGATCAAATTTAGGATCTGTtgtattaaatttaaaaaaattaggtATTGATGATTTAGTACATTTCGATTTTATGGATCCTCCTGCACCTGAAACATTAATGAGAGCTTTAGaacaattaaattatttagaaGCATTAGATGATGAAGGAGagttaacaaaaaaaggaCATATAATGAGTGAATTTCCTGTAGACCCACAGCTAGCTAAAGTATTATTAGAATCATCTAATTATTCATGTTCTAGTGAAATATTATCTATTGCAGCTATGTTATCTGTTCCACAATGTTTTTTAAGACcaaaaataaaaggaaaaGAAGCTGATGAAATGAAAGCTAGATTTTCACATTTAGATGGAGATCATTTAACATTACTTAATGTTTTTCATGCATTTATTAAACATTCATTAGTTGATCAAAATGAATCTAGAAAATTTTGTTAtgatcattttttaaatcatagAACCATGACATCTGCTCAAAATGTTAGATTACAATTATTAAAAACTATGGAAAGATTGGGATTAAAAATTACATCTATCAATCCATCGAAcccaaattattatattaatataagaaAAGCACTATTAAGTGGGTTCTATCAACAAGTAGcttataaaacaaataaaggATATTATATTACTGTAAAGGATATACAAATTGTTACTTTACATCCATCTACTGTTTTTCAAATTAATCCAGAATGGGTTCTATATCATGAACTTATATTAACatcaaaaaattttataagaaCCGTTACAAAAATAGATGGATCTTGGCTTCTCGAGGTTGCAAAAAATTATTACGCCTTAGAAGATTTACCTAATAGTGAAGCCAAAAATGAACTTAAATTGATGGCAAAATCAATTAGATGA